Genomic DNA from Falsibacillus albus:
ACGTCTATTTAGAAAATAGGACTCATCATATCCGCCAATTGATAGAACGTGAAGAGGAATTGAATCTGTCTTTAAATAATTCCACAACACAAGAATAAGAAAAATATTATTAAAAGGAAGGTGTATATATGCCAGCCTTTACTGGACCAGTTCAATTAACGACCGTGAACGGAGGAACCGTTCAATTCGGGGATACCGCTGTCATTTCACCCAAAAATGGAGCAAAGACAACCGCAGGAAGTGGAGCTTTCAATACGGGTGCTTTATTTTTCACCTATACAATTTTTAGTGTGAATGGAACTCTTGATACGAGCCTAATCGATCAGCCTATCATCGGAAACAACTAAATAAAGGTTTGAATAAAGAAGGTAACGAGAAGATGGTTATTTGAATAAGCTATTAGATAATCTAGTTGAAATAAGTGTTTATTAATTTTGTAAAAGAAGGTGTGTATATGCCAGCGTTTTCAGGTTCTGTCCAAGTCATGAGCGTAAACGGAGGAACTGTGCATTTTGGGGATACAGCCGTCAATTCACCCAAAAGCGCATCCAAATCAACAACTGGAGCAGCATCAATCAATTCGGGATCATTCTTCGATGCCTTTTCATTTTTTAGTATAAATGGCACGTTGAACAACAGTCTCATTGAGCAGCCGACAGCGGGAAATAATTAATCAAAACTGACCGATGCCACTTCGCCTTTCTACAGAAGGCAGGTGCAGTCCGGTCAGTTTTTTCTTTTTCGATGATTCGATTTTTTCATCTTTGGGATTCTGCTTGCAGGCTGCTTTTTGATCCATTTAATGAACTTCCAAAGCTGGGGATTGGCTCTTAGCTTCTCAACCGAATTCATTGTTTCCGCGAGCTCCTCATTTGTAAAAAGCGCGTGGATTTGTTTATGACAAGGGATGCAGAGCATGGCCGTCGGGAGAAACGCTCCCCCCATTTCCTTCGGTGTGAGATGATGCTCCGTTACAGCTACTTCCTCCCGCAAACAAAGCTCACATTTTCCTTTGACAGAACTTTTTCCCATTAATCATTCCCCCTTTTAAGCCATAATCTGAAATTTATATTAGGTACTTATAAAATAAAGGAACAGCGAGAATTCTTTCGCTGTTCCTTTATTGTTGCCTCAAAGCTCAAGGACATGTGCACCATCAAAAAAGAATAGAAATTTCCCTACAACGGGCTGTTTCCAAATCTTTTCGATTGCCACTTGATAAAATTCTAGCTGCACACGGTATCGTTTTTCCAAGATTGGCATCGCTTCTTCGAAACCACCTTTGTAGCGTTCATGAATGGTATCTGTCTTATAGTCTAAAATGGTAAGTCCATATTCGTCCTGTATGACACAATCGATGATCCCCTGGACCAATACATCCTCTTGTCCTTTTTGCCAATCGGGATAAATCTCATCAGCTGGTACGGCGATGCTGAATGGAATTTCACGGTATACCTTTTTGGCATAAATCATTTTCTTGCCGATTTCTGTATGGAAAAAGGCTGCAATTTCCTCGATGCTGATGGCATTTTTTTGTTCTTCTGTCAGCAGCTCTTTTTTTATCATGGTGCCAAGCAATTCTTCCAGAGTTTGAACCGTCGGCATCTTTCCGAGTGGAATGTGCTGCATGACCATATGCATGGCCGTACCGCGTTCAGCGGGACTGAGTTTTTCCTCCTGCATGAACCTCGGCCTTTTCAAAACAGGCTTCTGCATTTTATTAAGAAGCGTTGTATCACTTTCTGCATCACGAATCTCCAACATCCTCTTCAATTCGGATACTGATTGCTTCGAACGTTTTTTCGTTGCATCCTTGTATGGATAGGACCAATTAAGACTTGTGATAATCTTATCTTTTTCAGGTGAGTGTTCTGGATAAACTTTTCCTTCCTTCACAAACTCCTGCCAGTCTTTTTCTGCTTCCGATGGTTTTACTTCTGATTGTAAAATCGATTTGTGGTGGATGCTGACCTTCCAGCGTGATGGGTGTTCCTTCATGCCTTCAGGCAGGAGTGCGGAAATGCTTTGGCTGCCATCTCCCAATAGGGAAACATCGGCATGCCTGATCAAGGCAGGGCCGATCCAATCCAAGTAAGACTTGGCTTGGGCACGGTCATAGTCCTTCAACAGCCATTGATCCAATGCCGGGCTGCTTCTCCACTTCTTCACGGTTTTTGAAAGCTCTTTATGGCTCCCAATTAAATATAGTTTCTCTTTTGCACGTGTTAAGGCAACATACAAGACCCGCATTTCTTCAGAAATCAACTCCAACCGCATTTTCCTTTTAAATGCCAGCTGCGGCAGGGAAGGATATGTGATTCGCTTTTCAGGGTTCATATATTTAGCTGCCAGCCCCAAATCTTTATCCAATAAATAAGGAGAATTCAAATCCATCATGTTAAAATTCCTCGAAAGCCCTGCCAAAAAGACGACAGGAAATTCAAGGCCTTTACTTGAATGAATCGTCATCAGCCTGACGACATCCTCGCCTTCACTTAATGCCCGGGCTGTACCGAGATCGTCTCCACGCTCTCTCATTCGATCGATGAATCTTAAAAAGCGGAAAAGTCCCCTGAATGAAGTTGATTCGTACTGTCTTGCACGATCATACAATGCCCTCAAGTTCGCCTGTCTCTGCTTTCCTCCCGGCAGACCGCCGACAAAATCGTAATATCTGGTGTCCCGATACAGCTGCCAAATCAAATCGGACAGTGCCCCCTGCCTTGCAAGCGTCCTCCATCCATCGAGCTGCAGTAAGAATTTTTCCAGCTTATCCGCCAATTCTTCATGATTCTTTGCTTCCTTTTGTTGAACCATTTTTTTGACAGCCTCATAAAATGCACCAATGGAATTTGATTTCCGGATGGCAGCAAGCTCTTCTTCTTCTAAGCCCACGATTGGCGAGCGCAATACAGCCGCCATGGGAATATCCTGGTATGGGTTATCGATGATTTTAAGGAGCGAGAGCATGACCGTTATTTCTGTCGCATCAAAGTAGCCTGTAGCCAAATTCGCATAAATCGGGATGCCGGCTTCCTTAAACTCTTCCATGATGACCGGAGCCCACGGCATTGATCTTAGCAGCAATACGATGTCCTTATATTGGATCGGACGATAAGCTTTCTTCTTTGGATCGTAAATTTGTTTTTCGGATTCTATCAATTCTTTGATCCTGTTGGCAATGAGTCTTGCCTCAAGCTGTGATTGCTCCAAATCCTCTTCGCTGGCTGCATCGGAATCCTCCTCGATTTCCGTGGCACTGCCGTCATCCGCTAAATCGACGAGCTGGATTTCAATTGGATATTCTTCATCTTCAGGATATGAAGCTCCCAATACAAGTTCAGCATTGGCATCATACTCAATTTCCCCGACCTCAACTCCCATGATCTGCTTGAATAAATAATTTGTACCGGATAAAACCTCTTTTCGGCTCCTGAAGTTTTTGGCTAAATCGATCTTCATGCCTGTTCCATTTCCATCTGGGCGGAAACGATTATACTTCGATAGAAATAGATTCGGCTCTGCCAGCCTGAATCGATAAATGGATTGTTTCACATCCCCTACCATAAATAGGTTTCCGTCACTCTCCCCTTCGGCAGAAACCAATTGCAGGATTGTCTCTTGGACCATGTTGGTATCTTGATATTCATCGACCAAGATTTCTTTGAATTGATTTCTATATGTCAGGGCTGATTCTGAAGGCGACATGCCCTGTGGGGAGGTTCTTAAGATATCCAAGCAAAAGTGCTCCAAATCAGAGAAGTCGACTAACCCTTTCTCTGTCTTCATTCCTTTGAAGCGGATGGAAAAGGCCTTTACCAAATCAACAAGAGCATGAATGACGTCTTTCATTTCTGCCATATCCTTCAGAAACGACTCGGGTTTGCGTGAGAATAGTTCTCCCTTCAGCTTTTCTAAAATGGCTTTCGCTTTTTTTCTTAAGTCGTCCGCTTCTTTCGTTAAATCCTTGTCATATTCATCTCCACGGCATGATTTCGCCCTTGAGAAACTCCAAGCGTTCATTTCCAGGTATAAATCATTCCAGGATTTATTCCATGACTCTAGAAGTCGTTCGACTATGGCTATGTCATCGATGTAATTTTCCGCACGCGGTGAAGGACCGCCTGGAATTTTCGTCATTTCCAGCGCTTGGAGGAGAATGGATTTTGCTCCCTCCAGCTGCAGCTTAATATCTTTTTTTAAGTAGGGTTCGAATGAAAGCTGTTCAATGGTCTCGATCCCTTCAACATCATACATGGATACGAGATGATCAAGCCAAAGATCTGGATTTGGATGTGAACGGGAAAAATCATAAAGCCGCCGCACCATATCCTGCAATGCTGCATCACTGCGGTCGCTAGTAAAAGTATCCACAAGACGGTAAAAACGCTCATTTTCTTCTTTTCCATACTCTTCTTCAAACAGATCGTCGAGCGCTTCATCCCTTAATAGCTCTCCTTCCGTTCCGTCGGCGATCCTGAAACCAGGATCGATATCAATCAAATAATAATATTTCCTGATGACCTCCAAGCAAAAAGAATGAAGCGTGGAGATGGAAGCCCTGTTAAGCAGGCTCAATTGTCTGCGCAAATGATGGGAAGCTGGATTTTCATCGATTGCTTTTTCAAGTGCTTCCCCGATTCGATGGCGCATTTCGGCGGCGGATGCATTGGTGAATGTTACAACCAACAATTCATCGACATCCAGCGGTTCGGTTTCTGAAAGGATTTTCCCGATGATCCTTTCGACTAATACAGCTGTTTTCCCTGAGCCGGCTGCAGCTGCCACTAAAATATCTTGATCCTTGGCATGAATGGCACGCCATTGGTCATCGGTCCAAGTGACGCCATCCGGCTTAATTGGTATCAGTGATTTGACCATCTTCATCAACCTCCTCTCTAATGTTAGCCATGATTTCATCTTGCTTATGCTGCGGCAGTATCCGGAATTGGTTCCCTTCCATTGATTGATCGAATTGGCAAACCGGCTTAAACGAACAGAATTGACAAGGTGTGCGATCTTTCAGCTTGTATGGAGCAATGTCCACCAGCCCAGAGGTGATGTCATTCCCTGTTTTTTCGTAAATTTTCCTTACATATTTTCT
This window encodes:
- a CDS encoding spore germination protein encodes the protein MPAFTGPVQLTTVNGGTVQFGDTAVISPKNGAKTTAGSGAFNTGALFFTYTIFSVNGTLDTSLIDQPIIGNN
- a CDS encoding spore germination protein, with product MPAFSGSVQVMSVNGGTVHFGDTAVNSPKSASKSTTGAASINSGSFFDAFSFFSINGTLNNSLIEQPTAGNN
- a CDS encoding HNH endonuclease — translated: MGKSSVKGKCELCLREEVAVTEHHLTPKEMGGAFLPTAMLCIPCHKQIHALFTNEELAETMNSVEKLRANPQLWKFIKWIKKQPASRIPKMKKSNHRKRKN
- the addA gene encoding helicase-exonuclease AddAB subunit AddA, whose translation is MVKSLIPIKPDGVTWTDDQWRAIHAKDQDILVAAAAGSGKTAVLVERIIGKILSETEPLDVDELLVVTFTNASAAEMRHRIGEALEKAIDENPASHHLRRQLSLLNRASISTLHSFCLEVIRKYYYLIDIDPGFRIADGTEGELLRDEALDDLFEEEYGKEENERFYRLVDTFTSDRSDAALQDMVRRLYDFSRSHPNPDLWLDHLVSMYDVEGIETIEQLSFEPYLKKDIKLQLEGAKSILLQALEMTKIPGGPSPRAENYIDDIAIVERLLESWNKSWNDLYLEMNAWSFSRAKSCRGDEYDKDLTKEADDLRKKAKAILEKLKGELFSRKPESFLKDMAEMKDVIHALVDLVKAFSIRFKGMKTEKGLVDFSDLEHFCLDILRTSPQGMSPSESALTYRNQFKEILVDEYQDTNMVQETILQLVSAEGESDGNLFMVGDVKQSIYRFRLAEPNLFLSKYNRFRPDGNGTGMKIDLAKNFRSRKEVLSGTNYLFKQIMGVEVGEIEYDANAELVLGASYPEDEEYPIEIQLVDLADDGSATEIEEDSDAASEEDLEQSQLEARLIANRIKELIESEKQIYDPKKKAYRPIQYKDIVLLLRSMPWAPVIMEEFKEAGIPIYANLATGYFDATEITVMLSLLKIIDNPYQDIPMAAVLRSPIVGLEEEELAAIRKSNSIGAFYEAVKKMVQQKEAKNHEELADKLEKFLLQLDGWRTLARQGALSDLIWQLYRDTRYYDFVGGLPGGKQRQANLRALYDRARQYESTSFRGLFRFLRFIDRMRERGDDLGTARALSEGEDVVRLMTIHSSKGLEFPVVFLAGLSRNFNMMDLNSPYLLDKDLGLAAKYMNPEKRITYPSLPQLAFKRKMRLELISEEMRVLYVALTRAKEKLYLIGSHKELSKTVKKWRSSPALDQWLLKDYDRAQAKSYLDWIGPALIRHADVSLLGDGSQSISALLPEGMKEHPSRWKVSIHHKSILQSEVKPSEAEKDWQEFVKEGKVYPEHSPEKDKIITSLNWSYPYKDATKKRSKQSVSELKRMLEIRDAESDTTLLNKMQKPVLKRPRFMQEEKLSPAERGTAMHMVMQHIPLGKMPTVQTLEELLGTMIKKELLTEEQKNAISIEEIAAFFHTEIGKKMIYAKKVYREIPFSIAVPADEIYPDWQKGQEDVLVQGIIDCVIQDEYGLTILDYKTDTIHERYKGGFEEAMPILEKRYRVQLEFYQVAIEKIWKQPVVGKFLFFFDGAHVLEL